One Aminobacterium mobile DSM 12262 genomic window carries:
- the mnmE gene encoding tRNA uridine-5-carboxymethylaminomethyl(34) synthesis GTPase MnmE — MPEETIAAISTAWGEAGIAIVRLSGPNSRILADEVVQGLIPLAQTPPRFLRNGYLLDEKGVCIDQVLYSWFRSPKSYTGEEMVEISTHGGTLVAQKCLEHLIKKGARLAEPGEFTKRAFLNGKIDLSQAEAVLGIIRSKSEEALRAATRTLRGELSTFAHDIYNELLSLSASVEVGLDFPEEDLPYIDRNDAESGFWMLRQSLEDLLDRCNTGLLLREGIRVALVGRPNVGKSSLLNALLKESRAIVTAIPGTTRDLIEEVLTYRGIPIRLVDTAGIGAPTDEVEAIGVARAEQAMKEADIRIWVIDGSEALTSVDLSLAQKISATDHIVVINKADLPMVVTEEIINGILPESPVFVISAQKKEGLESLKDAIVARIAGGGTLTSGLNASSRQVGEIRKAIDSLARGIEALESKLGDDVIALCLSECRQAMERLLGLSVDDALLNKIFNEFCVGK; from the coding sequence ATGCCTGAAGAAACCATCGCTGCAATCTCTACTGCCTGGGGAGAGGCTGGTATTGCTATCGTGAGACTTTCTGGTCCAAACTCTAGAATTTTAGCAGATGAAGTAGTTCAAGGCCTCATTCCTTTAGCACAAACACCCCCTCGTTTTTTGCGAAATGGCTATCTCCTCGATGAAAAAGGAGTATGCATTGATCAGGTGCTTTATTCCTGGTTTAGGTCTCCAAAAAGCTACACTGGGGAAGAAATGGTAGAAATATCCACCCATGGAGGCACTTTGGTTGCTCAAAAATGTTTAGAGCACCTCATTAAAAAAGGAGCTCGCCTAGCCGAACCTGGAGAGTTTACAAAACGCGCTTTCCTCAATGGGAAAATTGACCTTTCGCAAGCAGAGGCTGTTCTCGGTATTATTCGTTCAAAAAGTGAAGAAGCTCTTAGGGCTGCAACCCGCACTCTTCGCGGAGAACTTTCCACCTTTGCCCATGATATCTACAACGAACTGCTCTCGCTCTCCGCAAGCGTTGAGGTTGGATTGGATTTCCCTGAAGAAGACCTTCCCTATATAGACCGTAACGACGCAGAATCAGGATTTTGGATGTTACGTCAGAGCTTGGAAGATCTATTGGATCGTTGCAACACAGGGTTACTCCTCAGAGAAGGAATACGAGTAGCCCTTGTAGGTCGTCCCAATGTAGGAAAATCGTCTCTTCTTAATGCTCTGTTGAAGGAATCTCGAGCGATAGTAACAGCCATTCCAGGAACTACGAGAGATCTCATCGAAGAAGTTCTTACATACCGAGGCATTCCGATACGTTTAGTAGATACAGCAGGGATCGGTGCGCCTACAGACGAAGTTGAAGCTATAGGAGTCGCTCGAGCAGAACAAGCGATGAAAGAGGCTGATATTCGGATCTGGGTTATCGATGGAAGCGAAGCCCTTACGTCTGTAGATCTGTCTTTGGCACAGAAAATTTCCGCTACTGACCATATTGTAGTCATAAACAAAGCCGATTTACCTATGGTTGTCACAGAAGAAATAATCAACGGTATTCTGCCGGAGAGCCCCGTATTTGTTATCTCTGCACAAAAAAAGGAGGGGTTGGAATCTCTCAAAGACGCTATTGTTGCACGTATTGCAGGAGGGGGAACATTAACCTCAGGCCTCAATGCTTCCTCGCGTCAAGTCGGAGAGATCCGAAAAGCCATAGATTCGCTTGCGCGCGGGATAGAGGCGTTAGAATCTAAACTGGGAGATGATGTAATAGCATTGTGTCTTTCTGAGTGTCGGCAAGCTATGGAGCGTCTTCTCGGTCTCTCTGTAGACGATGCTCTTCTGAACAAAATTTTTAATGAATTTTGTGTAGGAAAATAG
- a CDS encoding nitroreductase family protein: MKKSASANYPIHDLIRERWSPRSFTEEIPSKDKILSLFEAARWAPSCYNDQPWFFLVAIKNNHESFRKMLSCLAEQNSIWAQKAPILIIALARTTFSLNGKTNRHAYHDVGMAIQNIALQATALGLAAHPMAGFSSSRVKELYNVPADFDPITAIAVGFPGSPDALPEELRQKELETRYRKSLQDFVFVDEWGKSIS; the protein is encoded by the coding sequence ATGAAGAAAAGCGCTTCCGCCAATTATCCTATACATGACTTGATTCGAGAACGTTGGAGTCCACGCTCTTTTACAGAAGAAATTCCGTCCAAAGATAAAATATTGTCGCTTTTTGAAGCGGCACGTTGGGCACCGTCATGTTATAACGATCAGCCTTGGTTTTTTCTTGTAGCTATAAAAAATAACCATGAGTCTTTTCGCAAGATGCTCTCGTGTCTAGCTGAACAAAATAGCATATGGGCTCAAAAAGCCCCTATTTTAATCATCGCTTTGGCTCGAACAACTTTTTCATTGAATGGAAAAACAAATCGCCATGCATATCATGACGTAGGAATGGCTATTCAAAATATTGCTCTGCAAGCAACCGCTCTCGGCCTGGCAGCTCATCCTATGGCGGGTTTCTCTTCCTCTCGCGTCAAAGAACTTTATAACGTGCCTGCAGATTTTGACCCCATTACTGCTATTGCAGTAGGATTCCCTGGTTCTCCTGACGCTTTGCCAGAGGAACTACGCCAGAAAGAGCTGGAAACACGATATAGAAAAAGTCTTCAGGATTTTGTTTTTGTAGATGAGTGGGGCAAATCTATATCATAA
- a CDS encoding DUF6672 family protein — protein sequence MRRLTVNVGLMVILVLFSFLLYNVGKGYTLLVDNKPITIGEQSFQPYPWVKVYISSVDEPVMLKAGGRDSVFVVGKAHKVRVEILDEGKNIIREVEQKFKLSRDSGDLLSIPALGENYPQWIQKRQ from the coding sequence ATGAGGCGATTAACGGTTAATGTAGGGCTGATGGTAATTCTGGTGCTTTTTTCTTTCTTACTTTATAACGTGGGGAAAGGATATACGTTGCTTGTAGATAATAAGCCTATCACGATTGGAGAGCAGTCTTTTCAGCCCTATCCGTGGGTAAAAGTGTATATAAGCAGCGTGGATGAACCTGTAATGTTAAAGGCAGGGGGAAGAGATTCTGTTTTTGTAGTAGGGAAGGCACATAAAGTTCGTGTAGAAATTTTAGATGAAGGTAAAAACATTATAAGAGAGGTAGAACAGAAGTTTAAGCTTTCTCGAGATTCCGGTGATCTTTTAAGTATCCCTGCTCTTGGAGAAAATTACCCACAGTGGATTCAGAAACGTCAGTAA
- a CDS encoding ABC transporter permease, producing MMTKKSSFRDDLSHFLISNAVPIIFLVLSAVAIPISRFSTQYLVQEMLVRLARDSFLVLSLLIPIMAGMGLNFGMVLGAMAGEIGLILITDWNVVGLPGMLLAMIISTPLAIFLGWMCGVILNKAKGREMVTSFILGFFMNGVYQLIVLYGFGSVFPIKSPDLVLSRGFGIRNVTNLENIRKCLDNLIPITIGGVAIPVATFIVIALFCVFVVWFRKTKLGQDMRAVGQDMEVADSAGIPVERTRIISIVISTVLACYGQIIFLQNIGTMNTYNSHEQAGMFAIAALLVGGASVSKATIPNVFIGVILFHLMFVVSPMAGKYLIGEAQLGEYFRVFVSYGIIAIALVLHSWRRHRDRERARRALRGNA from the coding sequence TTCGAGATTTTCCACGCAATATCTTGTGCAGGAAATGCTCGTTCGGCTAGCTCGAGATTCCTTTCTTGTCCTTTCCCTTCTCATTCCTATTATGGCAGGGATGGGCCTCAATTTCGGAATGGTCCTTGGGGCTATGGCTGGCGAGATCGGCCTTATCCTCATTACAGACTGGAATGTAGTAGGGTTGCCTGGAATGCTTCTGGCTATGATTATTTCCACCCCTCTAGCTATATTTTTAGGGTGGATGTGTGGTGTTATTCTCAACAAGGCTAAAGGACGTGAAATGGTTACGTCCTTTATTTTGGGGTTTTTTATGAATGGGGTCTATCAGCTTATCGTTCTTTATGGGTTTGGCAGCGTATTTCCCATTAAAAGCCCTGATCTTGTGCTGTCTCGAGGTTTTGGCATCCGTAACGTTACGAATCTAGAAAACATTCGGAAATGTCTCGATAATCTCATCCCTATTACTATTGGTGGGGTTGCGATTCCCGTGGCTACTTTTATCGTTATTGCCCTTTTCTGTGTCTTTGTAGTATGGTTCCGAAAGACAAAGTTAGGGCAAGATATGCGAGCTGTGGGGCAGGATATGGAAGTTGCTGATTCGGCGGGTATTCCTGTGGAGCGAACGAGAATTATATCTATTGTTATTTCTACCGTTCTTGCCTGTTATGGACAGATTATTTTCCTTCAGAACATTGGAACGATGAACACGTATAATAGCCACGAACAAGCGGGAATGTTTGCCATCGCAGCTTTGCTTGTTGGGGGAGCCAGCGTTTCAAAGGCCACAATTCCTAATGTATTCATAGGGGTTATACTCTTCCATTTGATGTTTGTTGTTTCTCCTATGGCAGGGAAATATCTTATAGGAGAAGCCCAGCTGGGAGAATACTTCCGTGTTTTTGTTTCTTACGGAATCATCGCTATAGCCCTTGTGCTTCACTCGTGGCGACGTCACCGTGATAGGGAGCGGGCGCGACGAGCTTTACGCGGCAATGCCTGA